Proteins encoded by one window of Salicibibacter halophilus:
- a CDS encoding nucleotidyltransferase substrate binding protein: MRAGVKNGHAKDIRWKQRFENFEKSYVLLRENKDNPLETDLERAGLIQLFEMTFELSWKVLKDYVEAEGYIVKSPRQTIKQAHQMDLIEDGHAWIDALSDQNLTAHTYDEAVAEKLLKNIRNHYFPMLEKMHVKFTKER, from the coding sequence ATAAGAGCGGGGGTTAAAAATGGACATGCCAAAGATATACGTTGGAAACAACGCTTCGAGAATTTTGAAAAATCCTACGTACTTTTGAGGGAAAATAAGGATAATCCGCTCGAGACAGACTTGGAACGAGCGGGCTTGATTCAGTTGTTTGAAATGACGTTTGAGTTGTCTTGGAAGGTGTTAAAAGATTATGTTGAAGCAGAGGGGTATATCGTAAAAAGTCCTCGCCAAACGATAAAGCAAGCGCACCAAATGGATCTCATTGAGGACGGCCATGCTTGGATAGATGCGTTGTCAGACCAAAACTTGACAGCACATACGTATGATGAAGCAGTAGCGGAAAAATTACTGAAAAATATTAGAAATCACTATTTCCCCATGCTGGAAAAAATGCATGTCAAATTCACGAAGGAACGATAA
- a CDS encoding gamma-glutamyltransferase family protein: MMIILSIIAVLVSGLVILAVQDGDHEEEENGSPEATEDAVGDIEESETITDEYGVSASHSLAQEAGEEVLEEGGNAVDAAIATSLTLTVVEPYGSGIGGGGAMLVMDDADETPDFYDYRETAPMNTSSDNPADHYAGVPGFLKGLQAVHDEDGSMEMSRLMEPAIHYAENGFEVNWMLEERIDRAEERMDDNAEDVFYMGGDPIEEGNPIVQPELADTLSHLQEEGLEDFYSGELASEIAGDKVSWSEEDLESYEVLTENPASGAFGDYQVYSAPPPSSGVTLIQMLQMADQLDITEHAPHSPEFVGTFTEIWEEARSDRYLNIGDPSFNDIETSELTSLEHTDSMLDEINTSIALDVSDDVKSSTTQINVVDEDGMMVSATNSLSNFFGSGVMNDAGILLNNQMSNFAFNEESNPNYYEEEKRARTYISPTILAGDDDAVLIGSPGGARIPQVLGQVLVNAEREDMDHHEAFDLPRFAHHQNVEEDVEEIRLEDGDSGWDEANASEIESLDYDVDPEFYTNVFFGSIEQLVVDLESGEVERTEDPRR; encoded by the coding sequence ATGATGATAATCCTTTCGATTATCGCTGTCCTTGTGAGCGGTTTGGTTATTTTAGCTGTTCAGGATGGGGATCACGAGGAAGAAGAAAACGGCTCGCCCGAAGCAACAGAGGATGCTGTCGGGGACATAGAAGAATCCGAAACAATCACGGACGAATACGGTGTGAGCGCTTCGCATTCGCTTGCGCAGGAAGCTGGTGAGGAAGTCTTGGAAGAAGGTGGGAACGCTGTTGACGCGGCCATAGCAACATCCTTAACACTTACAGTCGTTGAGCCTTATGGTTCAGGGATCGGTGGTGGCGGTGCGATGTTGGTCATGGATGATGCCGATGAAACGCCTGATTTTTATGATTACCGAGAAACGGCTCCGATGAATACATCATCGGATAATCCGGCAGATCATTACGCTGGCGTTCCCGGTTTTTTGAAAGGGTTGCAGGCGGTCCATGATGAGGATGGCAGCATGGAAATGTCTCGTTTGATGGAACCTGCTATTCACTACGCCGAGAATGGATTTGAGGTTAATTGGATGCTTGAGGAACGAATCGATCGAGCGGAGGAGCGAATGGATGACAATGCGGAAGATGTCTTTTATATGGGCGGTGATCCTATTGAAGAGGGAAACCCCATTGTTCAGCCTGAACTCGCTGATACATTATCCCATTTGCAAGAGGAAGGATTGGAAGATTTTTATTCCGGTGAACTTGCATCTGAAATCGCCGGGGATAAAGTCAGTTGGAGCGAAGAAGATCTAGAATCTTATGAGGTTTTAACGGAAAATCCTGCTTCTGGTGCGTTCGGTGATTATCAGGTGTATTCAGCGCCGCCGCCGTCTTCTGGGGTAACGCTCATTCAAATGCTCCAAATGGCGGATCAGTTGGATATTACCGAACATGCGCCTCATTCTCCGGAATTTGTCGGTACGTTCACGGAGATCTGGGAAGAAGCCCGCTCGGACCGTTATTTGAACATAGGCGATCCGTCTTTTAATGACATTGAAACCAGCGAATTAACCAGTTTGGAACATACAGATTCAATGTTGGATGAAATAAATACTTCAATCGCGCTGGATGTTTCGGATGATGTTAAAAGCAGTACCACACAAATTAATGTGGTGGATGAAGATGGGATGATGGTGTCTGCGACCAATTCCTTGAGTAACTTCTTTGGCTCTGGGGTTATGAATGATGCAGGGATTTTACTGAACAATCAAATGAGTAATTTTGCCTTTAACGAGGAATCTAATCCGAATTATTATGAGGAGGAAAAACGCGCGAGAACTTACATTTCCCCGACCATTCTTGCTGGTGATGATGATGCAGTATTGATTGGCAGTCCGGGCGGCGCCCGCATTCCCCAAGTTTTGGGCCAGGTGCTTGTTAATGCCGAACGCGAAGATATGGACCACCATGAGGCGTTTGACCTCCCCCGCTTCGCCCATCACCAAAATGTCGAGGAAGATGTTGAAGAAATCCGATTAGAGGACGGTGATTCTGGTTGGGATGAAGCGAACGCTAGTGAAATTGAATCCTTAGATTATGATGTAGATCCTGAATTTTATACAAACGTGTTTTTTGGCAGCATTGAGCAGTTGGTCGTGGATTTAGAGTCCGGAGAAGTGGAACGAACCGAGGACCCTAGAAGATGA
- the tadA gene encoding tRNA adenosine(34) deaminase TadA, with amino-acid sequence MKQYDEFYMKLALEEAAKAEAENEVPIGAVIVHEDQVIARAYNRREQEQHIFTHAECIAMRAASEAIGSWRLEECTLYVTLEPCPMCAGAALQARLPRVVFGAADPKAGCAGTLMNLLDDARFNHVSEVVGGVLEEECSERLSAFFRTLRKKKQRDS; translated from the coding sequence ATGAAACAATACGATGAATTTTATATGAAATTGGCTCTTGAGGAGGCTGCCAAAGCCGAGGCTGAGAATGAGGTACCGATCGGAGCGGTGATTGTCCATGAGGATCAAGTGATCGCTCGTGCATATAACCGGCGTGAACAGGAACAACATATTTTCACCCACGCGGAATGCATCGCGATGCGTGCCGCCAGTGAAGCGATCGGTTCGTGGCGTTTGGAGGAATGCACGCTTTATGTCACGTTGGAACCTTGCCCGATGTGTGCGGGCGCAGCGTTGCAGGCACGGCTGCCCCGGGTTGTTTTTGGTGCCGCCGATCCCAAAGCCGGCTGTGCGGGCACGTTGATGAATCTGCTTGATGACGCGCGTTTTAACCATGTAAGCGAAGTCGTTGGCGGGGTGCTGGAAGAGGAATGCAGCGAGCGTTTGTCGGCTTTTTTTCGAACATTGAGGAAAAAGAAGCAAAGGGACTCGTGA
- a CDS encoding nucleotidyltransferase domain-containing protein — MNGLIDRDLHYIHKALEKYPEIDRVILYGSRALGNYKMGSDVDLAIVGEMVSRKTMVGVNDDLNEVYPLPYMFDLVHYDQLSNEDLIKHIDKYGEELYRKHDAYV; from the coding sequence ATGAATGGCCTCATTGATCGGGATTTGCACTATATACACAAAGCACTCGAAAAATATCCGGAGATTGATCGGGTGATATTGTATGGGAGCCGGGCTTTAGGGAACTACAAGATGGGCTCAGATGTAGATCTAGCCATTGTAGGGGAGATGGTCTCGCGTAAAACCATGGTCGGGGTGAACGATGATTTAAATGAGGTTTACCCGCTCCCTTATATGTTCGATCTTGTTCACTACGACCAACTTTCGAACGAAGATTTAATAAAGCATATTGATAAGTACGGGGAAGAGTTGTATCGCAAACACGATGCGTATGTTTGA
- a CDS encoding type II toxin-antitoxin system MqsA family antitoxin → MKKCFLCKGDLTHQRVSVERKWNDKKIIIEDVPAEVCEQCGEHYFDGETTLKLEKIKKAGVFPQEQLVNIPASVRDFKNISYMEKEQ, encoded by the coding sequence ATGAAAAAATGTTTTTTATGTAAGGGTGACTTAACCCATCAACGTGTATCGGTGGAACGAAAATGGAATGACAAAAAGATCATTATCGAGGATGTCCCTGCTGAGGTTTGTGAACAATGCGGGGAACATTATTTTGATGGGGAAACGACATTAAAGCTGGAAAAAATTAAAAAAGCTGGTGTTTTTCCTCAAGAGCAATTGGTGAATATTCCTGCCTCTGTTCGAGATTTCAAAAACATTTCGTATATGGAAAAAGAACAATAA
- a CDS encoding transposase has translation MFRPGDKDVQKTLFDQDQAFPDYVVEMLKKSWAEDFYRLILTQINEKRFSVLYSQKASRPNKPVNVLVSLLILKQQHIFSDEDLIGSLYFDYRFQYALGLEANADKERLCVNTLSNFRCRLVEHELQTGENLLQQEMESLAEKMAYFLSLNKSMARMDSTMLDSSCKKMTRIELVYTVIRNVVRELNKIPGLDIPASYLAYLEKGHKNQTIYKTKSTEEASKLESLIHQAHDLHVWVQDASVALDTDAFKHLARLLQEQSVESEDGITVPIEGTKLSSRILQNPSDPDATFRHKGGDHHIGNSLNLVEVHDPEKETGLIMHADLKENTHSDAQFGEDFVKEHPLADDIETLAVDGAYYRQETVKHADDKDLEINFSQLTGRSVSDDYIGVDQFEIDPETGKITRCPQGHEPTFPIYDAEKEIYTAKFYKEHCQQCPLLNQCQVKEQKKAYHVSFSENKRRTDQTRAKIGTKRHQELSNFRAGVEGVPSVLKRAYRLEDLPVRGRVRPKIWLYASIIAQNFKRCTKHLKKMAPATV, from the coding sequence ATGTTCAGGCCAGGAGACAAAGATGTACAAAAAACACTCTTCGATCAAGATCAAGCATTTCCCGACTATGTTGTTGAAATGCTGAAAAAAAGCTGGGCCGAGGATTTTTATCGCCTTATTCTTACGCAAATTAATGAAAAACGCTTTTCCGTCTTATATAGCCAAAAGGCGAGTCGTCCGAATAAGCCAGTGAATGTTCTGGTCAGTTTGCTTATCCTCAAACAACAACATATATTCTCCGACGAGGACTTGATTGGATCCCTTTATTTTGATTATCGGTTTCAATATGCCTTGGGTCTGGAGGCCAATGCGGATAAGGAACGTCTCTGTGTTAACACCTTATCCAACTTTAGATGTCGCCTGGTTGAACATGAGCTACAAACGGGAGAAAATCTCCTCCAACAAGAAATGGAGTCGCTCGCTGAAAAAATGGCATATTTTCTTTCTTTAAACAAATCGATGGCACGCATGGATTCCACGATGCTTGACAGTTCTTGCAAAAAAATGACGCGCATTGAGTTGGTTTATACGGTGATTCGTAACGTGGTCAGGGAACTCAACAAGATTCCGGGATTGGATATCCCTGCGTCTTATTTGGCGTACCTTGAAAAAGGACATAAAAACCAAACCATATACAAAACGAAATCGACAGAAGAAGCATCTAAACTTGAATCCCTCATTCATCAGGCGCATGACTTGCACGTGTGGGTTCAAGATGCATCTGTCGCCCTTGATACCGATGCTTTTAAGCATCTGGCGCGCCTACTGCAAGAACAATCTGTGGAGTCGGAAGACGGCATCACTGTTCCCATCGAAGGAACAAAGTTATCTTCTCGTATTCTTCAAAACCCATCGGATCCTGATGCGACCTTTCGTCACAAAGGCGGAGACCATCATATCGGCAACAGTTTAAATCTTGTAGAAGTTCATGACCCTGAAAAAGAAACAGGGCTTATTATGCATGCCGATTTGAAAGAGAATACCCATAGTGACGCACAATTTGGCGAGGACTTTGTCAAAGAGCACCCTTTGGCCGACGACATTGAGACACTCGCTGTTGACGGTGCTTACTATCGCCAAGAAACGGTGAAACACGCGGATGACAAAGACCTTGAGATCAACTTTTCCCAATTGACCGGACGTTCTGTTTCCGATGACTATATTGGTGTCGACCAATTTGAGATTGACCCTGAAACAGGGAAAATTACAAGATGTCCACAAGGGCATGAACCAACCTTTCCCATCTATGATGCCGAGAAAGAGATATACACAGCCAAATTTTACAAAGAACATTGTCAGCAGTGCCCTCTATTAAACCAGTGCCAAGTCAAAGAGCAAAAGAAAGCCTACCACGTTTCGTTTAGCGAAAACAAAAGACGGACCGACCAAACGCGCGCCAAAATTGGAACGAAAAGGCATCAGGAACTTTCCAACTTTCGGGCGGGTGTTGAAGGCGTGCCTTCTGTCTTGAAACGGGCATATCGATTGGAGGATTTGCCTGTCAGGGGACGCGTGCGTCCAAAAATCTGGTTATATGCCTCAATCATTGCCCAAAACTTCAAAAGATGCACGAAACATCTTAAAAAGATGGCCCCAGCCACCGTTTAA
- a CDS encoding DUF4258 domain-containing protein, with product MNGVATFVKRFCAIIGKTDFPQVGEDTGYFEYNTTKYSGRKWWFTNHALQKCDQRGIDIEKLVMSLVQSELVEDYPDDLRGHSCLILSFVDRKAVHTVCGLHENGTVFITVYYPDLPKWVDERTRRSRR from the coding sequence TTGAATGGTGTAGCGACATTCGTTAAAAGGTTTTGTGCTATAATTGGAAAAACGGATTTTCCGCAGGTGGGTGAGGATACTGGATATTTTGAATACAATACAACAAAATATAGTGGTCGGAAATGGTGGTTCACCAATCATGCACTCCAAAAATGCGATCAACGAGGAATAGATATCGAAAAGTTGGTTATGTCATTGGTGCAGTCGGAATTGGTTGAAGATTATCCTGATGACCTGAGAGGGCATAGTTGTCTGATTTTAAGTTTCGTGGACCGCAAAGCGGTTCATACTGTTTGTGGCCTTCATGAAAATGGCACTGTTTTTATCACAGTGTATTATCCTGATTTGCCAAAATGGGTGGATGAACGTACAAGGAGGTCTCGACGATGA